In Rhodothermia bacterium, one DNA window encodes the following:
- the cas6 gene encoding CRISPR system precrRNA processing endoribonuclease RAMP protein Cas6, which translates to MPSVNPDGFPYEKLSISRFRFTLWAETDVVFHSLPASHWRSALGSLLYDVSGQSIPKYHETTYQELFNPQPRSSTDKRDPVRPIMLHADPWKPTTLSAGSFFYLEVSIFGNYLRGIETLLHAVLSLQSLGLGNKKSHSGGQFRVLSLDQALPDQKPQRHYDPWQYTTPHHWATPILNSLSTHPLESWLRSNMAEPNGKQNIFLRFTRPLNFKIKGKPIQAENFTFSEFIRALYRRNVDLFLNFGEGELLFPDLEDLLDEAGKVQIFSKNIWYKNDLSRYSARQLQELKLSGMIGEWGLKDVSQPLRRFLEAGSFTHCGKNTVLGLGKYELY; encoded by the coding sequence ATGCCAAGTGTAAACCCTGATGGTTTTCCTTACGAAAAGCTAAGTATCTCTCGCTTCCGGTTTACTTTATGGGCGGAGACAGACGTTGTTTTTCATAGCCTTCCGGCCTCGCATTGGCGAAGTGCCCTCGGAAGTTTATTGTATGATGTTTCTGGTCAATCCATACCAAAATACCATGAAACCACCTATCAAGAACTGTTCAATCCACAACCGAGGTCATCCACAGATAAGCGCGATCCGGTGCGCCCCATTATGCTTCATGCGGATCCATGGAAACCCACTACGCTTTCGGCAGGATCCTTTTTTTATTTAGAGGTGAGTATTTTCGGGAATTACCTCCGTGGTATCGAAACGCTACTCCATGCCGTTTTATCGCTGCAATCGTTAGGGCTTGGAAACAAGAAATCACATTCTGGTGGTCAATTTCGCGTTTTATCATTAGATCAAGCCCTTCCCGACCAAAAACCGCAGAGACATTATGATCCTTGGCAATATACGACTCCACATCATTGGGCTACACCTATCTTGAATTCTTTGTCCACACATCCTTTGGAGTCATGGCTCCGGTCAAACATGGCAGAACCGAATGGTAAGCAAAACATTTTTCTTCGCTTTACTCGTCCTTTGAATTTCAAGATTAAGGGCAAACCGATTCAAGCGGAAAATTTCACCTTTTCTGAATTTATTCGTGCCCTATATAGGCGAAATGTGGATTTGTTTTTGAATTTTGGAGAGGGTGAATTGTTGTTCCCAGACTTGGAAGACCTGTTGGATGAGGCAGGGAAAGTGCAGATTTTTTCTAAAAATATTTGGTACAAAAATGATTTAAGCCGCTATTCTGCACGTCAATTGCAAGAACTTAAGCTCTCTGGTATGATCGGAGAATGGGGGCTAAAAGACGTATCTCAACCTTTGAGGAGGTTTTTAGAGGCTGGTTCCTTTACCCATTGTGGTAAAAATACTGTTTTGGGTTTAGGAAAATATGAGCTATACTGA
- the cmr6 gene encoding type III-B CRISPR module RAMP protein Cmr6 — protein MNVGYQFYRGYFEGFDFEQIQKNRNKELIAIKNNYLFSFQLENSFPLYLKGIKELTQVKTIKLRTTYPGLLMGTGYTHEIGIEGELKLGFSFDHTTGVPFIPGSSIKGIIRDFFPKLTINHIGKKRYFPELLTTDEIQKAKIDFLINAFETPSPLPNGLTKERYIHQLELFLFEGIDPNKVDINDCFISRNRVVSFFDAFPVSVEKTILQSDSLAPHKGTFEDPIPLPFLKIGSGVELNFMFLIPELPTYFGITSEKLMAFFEKVLLSSGIGAKTNVGYGRLEQISRNDTNDMIIMRDVIQATYLKKNDRYEGKVVGIENDMVFIEFESTEKVKNRTSIFKNIIQKAINKIEKSEHLELGSKVTIIINAEYKKNVHNALNVKVCIVQSV, from the coding sequence ATGAATGTAGGTTATCAATTTTATAGAGGCTATTTTGAAGGCTTTGATTTTGAGCAAATTCAAAAGAATCGAAATAAAGAATTAATAGCAATAAAAAACAATTATCTTTTTTCATTTCAACTTGAGAACAGCTTTCCCTTATACCTCAAAGGCATAAAAGAGCTTACGCAAGTAAAGACGATTAAGCTACGCACAACATATCCCGGACTTTTGATGGGAACGGGCTATACCCATGAAATTGGGATAGAAGGCGAACTTAAATTGGGATTTTCTTTTGACCATACAACGGGCGTACCTTTTATCCCCGGCTCAAGTATCAAAGGCATTATCCGAGATTTCTTTCCTAAATTAACCATTAACCATATTGGAAAAAAAAGATATTTTCCAGAACTTTTAACAACAGATGAAATCCAAAAGGCTAAAATAGATTTTTTAATTAATGCTTTTGAGACACCCTCACCGCTTCCCAATGGTCTAACCAAAGAGCGTTATATTCATCAATTAGAACTATTTTTATTTGAAGGAATAGATCCTAATAAAGTTGATATTAATGATTGTTTTATTTCGAGAAACCGCGTGGTTTCCTTCTTTGATGCTTTCCCCGTTTCTGTTGAGAAAACAATTTTACAAAGCGATTCACTTGCACCTCACAAAGGTACTTTTGAAGACCCTATACCACTACCTTTTCTTAAAATCGGTTCTGGGGTTGAGCTAAATTTCATGTTTTTGATACCAGAATTACCAACCTATTTTGGTATAACTTCCGAAAAGTTAATGGCTTTTTTTGAAAAGGTATTGTTGTCCTCAGGTATTGGTGCAAAAACAAATGTTGGTTATGGGCGTTTAGAGCAGATAAGCCGTAATGATACGAATGATATGATCATTATGCGAGACGTCATACAAGCAACATACTTAAAAAAGAATGACCGTTATGAGGGTAAAGTTGTCGGGATTGAAAATGATATGGTCTTTATAGAATTTGAATCTACAGAAAAGGTAAAAAACCGAACATCTATATTTAAAAATATCATCCAAAAGGCAATAAATAAAATTGAGAAAAGTGAACACCTAGAATTAGGAAGTAAGGTAACCATAATTATTAATGCTGAATACAAAAAAAATGTACATAATGCCTTGAATGTGAAAGTATGTATCGTGCAATCAGTATAG
- the cas1 gene encoding CRISPR-associated endonuclease Cas1 gives MQLWSSFIDPANFMVAWDQVRMNNGTSGIDGVSCLAFADRLAVALKNLMGELEAGTYQTAPLRPIELRLPDDRTRTLLIPTVRDRVAQTALHFVLLPRLEAELADCTFAYRPGLSHHDAVKTVGEWRLLGYEWVVDADITRYFDEVPHDLLIDRLRVMVPEDRILSLVRQWIAAPVGRHPNAPKRTKGLPQGSPISPILSNLFLDKLDEALLAENLKLVRFADDFVILCKTQNQALSALALTIAVLDELELSLHPKKTRIAHFNEGFQFLGHLFLRSLILPLRSKKRLVLPATTAIEHLIQTKEKADQVVLKSPNAPPNPTSDAPWPLPSSVAIGAAPDTTLADALAHALAEKGVTLKDFKTDLPESLPLSSEPTPKSTVVQRPLQTNPPTFSPLLPALPQVKGALLLRTLYLHEQGAWLQVEGDRFKVTKSRDQVRETLLNIPQIKVAQVVVFGSITISPAAIRLCLLKNIPITYLSVTGKYYGRLEQPDANMLDRRRSQFRLSEEEERSLRLARAFVQGKLINQRMYLQRLHQEHPQADIVAAIQYIGKRIRRIPGMKTTDMLRGLEGLAAHRFYAAWATCIRQEGMAFTHRQRRPPPDPVNALLSLGYTLLYQNMISLLCIHRLDPYMGILHAERGGHAALASDLMEEFRFLIDRLVLRLINKSIIQRSDFFISDDGFGQAACYLKPEARKTYIRAFEELMQTTLKHPRLRRAVTYRQAMDVQVQYFVRTLQQDEPYLPFRLPK, from the coding sequence ATGCAACTTTGGTCTTCCTTTATAGATCCGGCAAACTTTATGGTGGCTTGGGACCAAGTTCGGATGAACAACGGCACTTCGGGGATTGATGGGGTTTCGTGCTTGGCCTTTGCGGATCGGTTAGCGGTAGCGCTTAAAAATCTGATGGGTGAATTGGAGGCGGGGACTTATCAAACGGCTCCTTTAAGGCCCATTGAACTTCGTTTACCAGATGATCGGACACGTACTTTATTGATCCCAACTGTCAGAGATCGGGTGGCACAGACTGCTTTACACTTTGTATTACTCCCGCGTTTGGAGGCGGAATTGGCCGATTGCACCTTTGCGTATCGGCCGGGCCTTAGCCATCACGATGCTGTAAAAACAGTGGGTGAGTGGCGACTTTTGGGATATGAATGGGTTGTGGATGCAGACATTACCCGATATTTTGATGAGGTACCCCATGATCTGCTCATTGATCGGTTGCGGGTAATGGTTCCTGAAGACCGGATTTTGTCGTTGGTGCGTCAATGGATTGCAGCGCCTGTGGGCAGGCATCCAAATGCACCAAAGAGAACCAAAGGACTTCCGCAAGGCAGCCCGATTTCTCCCATTTTGTCCAACCTGTTTTTGGATAAATTAGATGAGGCGCTTTTGGCAGAAAACCTAAAGTTGGTGCGCTTTGCCGATGATTTTGTAATCTTATGTAAGACTCAAAATCAAGCCCTTTCTGCATTGGCTTTAACGATTGCGGTATTGGATGAACTGGAATTGTCCTTACATCCGAAAAAAACCAGAATTGCCCATTTTAATGAGGGTTTTCAGTTTTTGGGTCATCTATTCCTAAGAAGCCTAATCTTGCCCTTACGGTCTAAAAAACGGTTGGTGTTGCCCGCTACCACCGCGATTGAACACTTGATCCAGACGAAAGAGAAGGCCGATCAGGTGGTACTGAAGTCTCCTAATGCTCCCCCAAACCCCACTTCTGATGCACCTTGGCCGCTGCCTTCTTCGGTTGCGATCGGAGCCGCACCAGATACAACGCTGGCCGATGCCTTGGCCCACGCCTTGGCTGAAAAAGGCGTGACTTTAAAGGACTTTAAGACAGATTTGCCCGAATCATTACCGCTTTCCAGCGAACCCACCCCAAAAAGCACCGTTGTGCAGCGCCCTTTGCAGACCAATCCCCCCACCTTTAGCCCATTATTACCAGCTTTGCCTCAGGTAAAAGGCGCCTTATTACTCCGAACCCTCTACCTTCATGAGCAAGGGGCTTGGTTACAAGTGGAGGGAGATCGTTTCAAGGTGACGAAATCTCGTGACCAAGTCCGTGAAACACTTTTAAACATCCCCCAAATTAAAGTGGCGCAAGTGGTTGTTTTTGGGAGTATTACCATAAGTCCAGCTGCTATACGCCTTTGTTTGTTGAAAAACATCCCCATTACCTATTTATCTGTTACAGGAAAGTACTATGGGCGTTTGGAACAACCCGATGCCAATATGTTAGACCGAAGGCGCAGTCAGTTCCGGCTTTCGGAAGAGGAAGAACGATCTTTAAGACTGGCACGTGCATTTGTTCAAGGGAAATTGATAAACCAGCGCATGTACCTCCAGCGGCTACACCAAGAACACCCACAAGCAGATATTGTAGCGGCCATTCAATATATTGGAAAGCGGATCCGACGAATACCGGGAATGAAAACCACTGATATGTTACGGGGCTTGGAGGGGTTGGCCGCCCATCGTTTTTATGCAGCTTGGGCCACCTGTATTCGTCAGGAAGGAATGGCGTTTACACACCGCCAGAGAAGGCCACCGCCCGATCCGGTAAATGCTTTGTTGAGTTTGGGATATACCTTACTCTACCAAAATATGATCAGTTTGTTGTGTATTCATCGCCTCGACCCCTATATGGGCATCCTTCATGCAGAACGGGGCGGACATGCGGCTCTGGCAAGTGACCTGATGGAGGAGTTCCGCTTTCTTATTGATCGTTTGGTTTTGCGATTGATCAACAAAAGTATTATCCAACGTTCAGATTTTTTTATCTCGGACGATGGCTTTGGTCAAGCAGCCTGTTACCTCAAGCCCGAAGCTCGGAAGACCTATATCCGCGCATTTGAGGAATTGATGCAGACCACCCTGAAGCATCCCAGACTAAGACGAGCCGTTACATATCGGCAGGCCATGGATGTACAGGTACAGTACTTTGTTCGGACGCTACAACAAGACGAACCCTATTTGCCTTTTCGACTCCCTAAATAA
- the cas2 gene encoding CRISPR-associated endonuclease Cas2, with protein MTRTLIFYDLPDDRQRYRLSRLLEAYGERVQGSVFECLLTPTQITQLIQSLQGFDPGKGSIRLYRICGRCEPHRLVWGTAKEVEDPPYYLV; from the coding sequence ATGACCCGAACTTTGATCTTCTATGACCTGCCCGATGACCGCCAACGTTATCGCCTTTCGCGGCTGCTTGAAGCCTATGGCGAACGGGTGCAAGGAAGCGTCTTTGAGTGCCTATTAACCCCAACCCAAATCACCCAATTGATCCAGAGCCTTCAGGGGTTTGATCCCGGAAAAGGTAGTATCCGGCTCTACCGTATTTGTGGGCGTTGCGAGCCACATCGTTTGGTTTGGGGGACTGCAAAAGAAGTGGAAGACCCGCCCTATTATTTGGTTTGA